In Psychrobacter ciconiae, the genomic window TAAATACGCCGTTTGATAGGCGAGAACGCCATAAGCTGCTGAGTGTGATTTGTTAAAACCGTAGCCGGCAAACTTTTCCATTAAGTCAAACACGCCGCCGGACGTGGCTTCATCGATGCCTTGGTTAAGCGCGCCGGTCACAAAGATATCGCGCTGCTTTGCCATCTCCTCCGGCTTTTTCTTACCCATGGCGCGCCTGAGCATATCCGCGCCGCCGAGGCTATAGCCTGCCATGACTTGCGAGATTTGCATCACCTGTTCTTGATAAACGATAACGCCGTTGGTATTTTCTAAAATCGGCTCAAGGTTGGGATGGTCGTAAATGACTTCTTCGCGACCATGCTTTCGGTCGATGTACATCTCGACCATGCCAGCATCCAGTGGTCCTGGGCGATACAGCGCACACATGGCGATGACGTCCTCGATATTGCTAGGCTGCAATTTAGCGAGGTACTTTTTCATCCCCATACTTTCTAACTGAAAGACGGCGGTGGTCTTAGCTTCTTGTAGCAGTTTATAAGCGTTTTTATCATCAAGCGGCAAGTCCTCTAACACCAGCTCAGGCTTGTTTTCACTTTTTCGGCGCTCGTTGATGTTTTTGACCGCCGCATTAATGACGGTTAAATTTCGAAGTCCCAAAAAGTCAAACTTAACAAGTCCAACGGCTTCAACGTCGTCTTTGTCAAATTGGCTGACGCGGTGACCGTCTTCATCGCAATAAATGGCGCTAAAATCGGTGATTTTATTAGGCGCAATTAAAACGCCGCCGGCATGTTTGCCCACGTTTCGGCAAACGCCCTCAAGCTTAATTGCCATCTCCCAAATCTCAAGGGCGTCCTCATAATCCATGTTGCCCGGATTTTTAATCAAATCTTTGAGCTGCGGCTCTTGCTCCAAGGCGTCATTAAGCGTAATCCCCGGTGTTTTGGGAATCAGCTTAGACATTTTATTGGCAAGACCGTAGGATTTGCCCTGAACGCGCGCCACATCGCGGACGACTGCTTTTGCTGCCATCGTTCCAAAGGTGATGATTTGCGATACCGCCTCGCGACCGTAGGTATTTGCCACGTAATCAATCACGCGGTCACGACCATCAATACAAAAGTCAATATCAAAGTCGGGCATTGACACCCGCTCGGGGTTCAAAAAGCGTTCAAATAGCAAGTCATAGTGCAAGGGGTCAAGGTCGGTGATGTTCAGCGCATATGCCACAAGCGACCCTGCGCCTGAGCCACGACCGGGACCTACGGGGACGCCATTGGCTTTTGCCCAGCGGATAAAATCCATCACAATTAAAAAATAGCCGGGGAAGCCCATGGATAAAATAACGTCAAGCTCATATTCAAGCCGCTCATCATAAGGCTTGCGAACGGCTTCCCAAGTCTCGTCACGCGACTCCACGGGGTACAGCTTTTGCAGGCGCTCATCTAAACCGCGCTTGGACTCACTGCGAAAAAAGGACTCAATGGTTTCGCCCTCAGGAACAGGAAACTCCGGTAACACGTTAATGCCAAGGGTCAATGCCACATTGCAGCGGGAAGCTAAGTGAACGGTATTGTCAATCACTTGTGGAATGTCGGCAAATAGCGCCTGCATTTGCGATTGTGATTTTAAATATTGCTCCTCCGAGTACAATTTCGGGCGGTTTGGATCCGCCAAAACATATGAGCCGGCAATACAAACGCGGGCTTCATGAGCATCAAAGTCGTCTTGGGTTAAAAATCGAACGTCATTATGAGCAACAATAGGAATTTGATGGCGAGCGCCAAAATGAATCGCCGCATGGATAAAAGCATCTTCGCCGGCGCGATTGGTGCGCTTAATCGCCAAATAAAGCCGGTCGCCAAAAGCTGATTGCCAATCGACAATCAACTCGTCTGCTTTTTCAGGCGCCGCGCCAATGAGCGCTTGACCGATTTCTGATTTTTCGGTGAATAGCGCTATGACGCCCTCGCTATGCTCAAGGACTTGCTCGCGGGTGACAATGGGTGTCCCGCGATTGTCCGGATTGGCGCGACCGTGAGTGAAGCCAAAAGACACAATCCGCGTTAGGTTTTGATAGCCGGTATTGTCCATCGCAAGCAGCATCAATCGCGAATCTTCATTATCAACGATAATTTCGCTACCGATAATCGGCTTAATTCCTGCGCCAAGGCAAGCCCGATAAAACTTCACCGTGGCATAAAGATTGGACAAATCAGTCAATGCCAACGCGCGCTGATTGTCTGCTGCCGCAGCTTTGACAAGCGCTTTAATACGAACGATGGAGTCGGTGATGGAGTATTCGCTGTGAATGCCTAGATGAACAAATGCCATAAATCGCTCTTTTGCTAACTTGCGTTGGTTTTAATAAAAAATTAAATATTATCAAGGTAATAAAGCTTGCCAAAACAAAAATAAGGCAACTCTCGCCTTATTTATCAATCAAGCTTTTAGCCCAATATCATAGCATTTTTTCAAAAAATCCGCCACGTTATCGCCAAGCTAAAATAAAGAGAATCAGCCAAATAAAGCTCACCACGCGGCTTATCGTCGAGTGACCTTGCCGCAGGGTAAACCATGCAAAAATAATCGGGAGCAAAAAAATGCCAAGCGCTAAAGGCAAACTGACGCTACGATGATTTCTTAGGTTTTGATTGGGAATAGGCGGTCGTGAAGTCCGGTTGGTGGCTGGTTGGTACGGTCGATAACTTGAATAAGACAGCCCAGTTTTGGGAATGCCAACAGTGCTGCTGCGAGTGCCTTTTTTACCAATGTTAACGCGAGCACCGCTTCGACCGATCGAGACGCTCGACAGTCCTTTTTTACTGATGTTAAGCCGCACGCCGGGTGCAAGCTTGATGCTTTTGCGAAACCTAAACCCCATAGCTACTCGCCTTTATTAAACCTTTGTTTTATAACCCTTAATTTAGCTTAACCGCACTGCCAAAATTAAATGCTATATTAAATTTTGTATCCCAACCTTACTTATAAATTGCTTAATTGTAACTTGGTATGTTATAAGTAATCTATAAACGTAGCAAGCGATTGTTTGGCAATCGATGCGATAGCGGCTGGCAACGATTAAGGATGATTATGATACGGTTGAATCACAAGCGCTCATCGCGCCTTAACAGTCTTTTGTGGTGGTCGCCGCAAGTTGCGATTAAAAAGGGTGCGCTCAATAGATCGTGCCTTGCTGCTGCCATCAGTGCCGGACTGGTTTTGATGACAGGATGTCAATCTACGCCAACGGCTGCTACGCCGCAAAACAGACCGTCGATTGATTTTAGCCGTATCGACAATGCGAACACTAGCGCCCAAAGCCGCGCGTTTCATGAGGTCATGCCTAACAATACGGCAGAATATCAAGCCCTTTTTGCGCAATCAGGCGCGGTCAATAGCGAAAAGCAAGCTAAGCTTCGACTGGTTGCTGCCATGAGTCAGCACTTAACTACGCCGCATTGGTCAAGCACTCAGGTGCGCTCTTATGGTGCGCCATTTGTCAGTGAGGGCAGCATCGACCACGGCGCGGACAGTATTTTTAAATCCCTATTAGACGTTTATCTGTACCGGCTTAACCGCACTATTGAGGCGCTAACGGCAGAAAGTGATGACGCAGAACAGGTGGTCGAAAATATCGCGCAAGAGGTGGACGCCGCCGCTGAGGCAGCTGATTCACAAGATGATAATTATGCCATAGAAGATGACAGCGATTATGATCGCAATATTTTTGGTATTACTAATTTAAATCCGTTTCAGCTATTGCATGATTATGCCGAAATGCGCAACCAAAAAGCCAGCTCAGAGAGTTTGGCAATGCTTCCTAATGTTTTAAGCTTGCTAAAGCGCACCCCTGAGCAAATTGCTGCCAAAAATAACTATCAAAATCAATACCTAACTATCAATACGCTCAGTCGCTTTGACCCCAAACAAAAGCAATTTCAAAGCGTTTTAAGCTACGATTATCTTGCGCCCACGATGAGCTCATCCGTTCAGCTGCCTATAGCGGTGGATTTTGCCCGTAACCGCTTGCGTGTTGACCCTGCGGCTATGATGCCACTGGTGGCATTGATGAATCCTGAAAATGCCTTGCTGCCAAAAGATATGGCAGGGAAGACGATTGATTTTCATTTGACTGAAAACATGCGTGCCGGCATGCCAACGAGCGTTATTTATGACGCGGTTACGGACGCATTTTTAGCCAGTATCAGCGAGCTTGATGCCACAAACTTTACGCCGGTTGATATTACTGAAGATAAGTTTGCTAAAGACCTTCGCGCCACTCGCGCTATAAAAATCAATGCTGATGCCAAATTTAGCGGTAAACTCATCGGGATTATGATGAAGCATTTAACCAAGTCCCTCAATGACTATGTCAAAGCCAATCCTAAAAATACGGATGAAAACAAAGCGCTTCAAGATATTTTAACCAAGATGGCGCTTTATAATGAAGGCTATCAAAGCGCTGATGTTGGGTCGTTGGTTCAGCTGATTGAAGCGATTGCGCCGATTGATTTTAATAACAGCAATTATTATTATTTGGACGCGAATAATCGATTGGTTGGCAAGCAGCAACGTTTAGATGTTGGCAGCGGATTATTTGACATGCGCAATCAAATCCTTAGCCAGTCGCGCTTTGAGCAAGACTTAAGCCGCCATCCGCTTGCGCCATTATTGTCAAAAACCTTCGATGCGGCAGCGACAGGTATTGATGGCAACGCTTGGCTTAACACCATTCGCCAAGATGAATACCGCAAAAGCCAAGCTCGATATGCCCGCTATGATTATGGGTTAGAAGAAGCAGGGCTGATGGATGACTATTCAAGCAATATTGTCATTGATGAATTGCCAAATAGCGAGGATTAACAGTTGGTAACTCACGGCTGATGACCGTTTATGAATAAAAGATTTGGCTGGCAAGCAACTGGCTTTTAAGGATACGATTATGACGCTTTACCCCAATTTGCGCGCCCCATGGCTGATACTACCACTGGCAATCAGTGTGCTGAGCGGTTGTCAATCCATGTCAGTAAATGGCACTAAGACCGCCGCTCAACTGCCAAGCGCCCACCCAAAGGATTTGGTGATTAACGCGCTCAAAGCGCAGCGCAAGCAGTCCTTTAGCTATCATAGCAATATTAATATTGCCGCGCCTGTGCCAAGCAATCAAGCCCTTGTGGTCGCTTCAAGTGCCCACAGCCATTGTCAAACCGTTCATGACAACGCTTATATTAACCTGCTTAAACAAGCTGAAGCGGCAAAAACTGAAGTTTATGATGTGCGATTTGAGGCGCAGCGCGACCAGATTAAAGCCAATTACGTGACCTGTTTTGACGCTTATCAGGCTTGGCTTAAAACTCAAGACTCAGATAATTATCAACCTGCTGATAAAAAATATGCTGCCCTTATCAAAATGTTTGATAACTATCCGGTCAAACAAAGCCAAGGCGATGTTAAAAAGCGTCAATTGCTTAATGAATATGGTTTTAAGCCGCTGTCAATAAATGCTCAAGGCAACTATCAGCCGCTTTTGGGCAAAATGACCATGTTAGCGTCGGTTCAATATCATGCCAAAAACCACCAAAGCCAAATTAATCAGCCGATTTATATTGATTTAAAATCAGGTCAATTATACCTTTGGGCGGATAATGCCGCTTTTATCAGCTCGCAGTTGTTTGACGAAAAACTGGGGGTTAAGTGGAAAAATAAATGGCTAAAAATAGACTTAAATGATGGCAGCTTGCCTAAGGGTTTTGGTCGTGCGCTAATTCAAAATCATTTTGCAGCGTTTGACAGTATGCTTGCCGCCATGCCAGCAGGTGAGTTTAGCTATATTGCGCCCACCGACTTAAGCAAGCTTAGTTTTGTTCTGCCGACTCATCAACTCTCCGCCATGCAATCAAGCGCGCTGATCGTCCGTCAGCAGCAAAGCGTTGATACGCAAATCCAAAACTATAACACCTATTTAACCACCTTTTATAATTTAATGAGTAAGCAGTTTCCCGAGTTGGCAAGCGATGAGGGCGACGGCATGACCGAATCGTCAAATTTGATCGAAACGTCATTTAATAGCAAAAAACTGATGCAATTGATGTTAAGTTCCGTCAAGGCGAGGATGAGCAGTGATGCTATCGTTGCAAAATCTGGCGATATTGAGGAGCGGTTTTACGGGTTTGACAACAAAAAGCGCTTAATGTGGCAACAGGCGCATAGCTTTGGCGGCACGCAAACGACAGACTTACCCAATCAAGCCGATACGCTTATGAGTATTGATGTGTTAAGCCAGTTTTTACCGCTTAACCGCGAAACCAACTTTGTAAACTTGCCAAAAAACAGTCAGATACCAACGGCTGAAACCAGCGTTGACTTAAGAGACTATAGCAAAGCCTTGCTCGCGCGTTACAATCAGGGCGGTGGGGCGACTTTTGGCAAGCTGATTTTTGGGGCGATGGGCGGTCAGTCGCCACTATTTCCAAGTGATGATTCTGCCGACAGTGATAGGTTAGAAATGCCTAGCGAAAATGAGATTTTGGACTAAAAAACTTACCCTTAAGACCATAAAAAAGCGCCCCAATTGAGCGCTTTTTTTAATGTTGAATGTTTTGATTAAAAGTTTACTTATTGCTTAGCAGCTTGTGGTTGATATTTAGAATGCTGTGAGCGTTTTTGGGCATGGTTTGCGCGTTTGTTTTGGCGCTCAGCGGTGATGGTCGCCAGTTTTTGACGTTGCTCTGGGGTTAGGACTTGCGCAATTTCGCGCTGCATTTGAACACGATTGATAAAGCGCTGGCGGGTTTTTTCAGCTTCCAAGTTGGCTAGGCGGTTAAGTTCGGCGCTGTTGAGCGCAGGACTGTTGGCAAGGTTTTGAACCTGACTTTGCATGGCTTGGCGTTCAGTTTTCATGGCGGCAACATTTTGAGTGCGAGCACCATGGTGTTTTTGCATGATGGCTTTGATTTTTGTTTCTTGGTCGGCGCTTAAGTTCAGTTCAGCAAACGGTTTTTTGCCGCCATGGTTTGAAAAGCGCTTATGATGGCGCGCGCCGTCTTGATGCAAAGTTGTCGCTTGATTGTTTGAGGCGGTGTCAGTGGCAGCATTGACGCTTGAGCACGCGGTGACTCCTAAAGCGGCTGATGTGATAAGCGCGGTGCTGATAAGTATTTTTTTCATAATAAGCCTTTTGTAAATGAAATGGTGAACCTGATAGGGCTTATCATAAAAAAAGCGCACGTTAATATCTTTTATGAAAGATTAAGAAAGGTAACGATACGGGCAAAGGGCAGTTTGCAGCGCGGCAATCGGGCTATAATAGCGCCATCGTAACTGGGATTTGGAGGCGTTGTGCCAAAAATTTTATTGGGCGATGATGATGAAGAGTTGAGCCAACTTTTGCAAGAATACTTACAAAATCATGACATCAGCTGCGATTGTGCCTTTGATGGCATGGCGGTGATGGAGCAGCTTGGCAAGCAGCATTATGACTTGTTGGTGCTCGATATCATGATGCCAAAGCTTGATGGTCTAAGCGTACTTCGGCAGCTGCCTAGTATCAGCCAGTTGCCAGTAATTATGCTCACGGCAAAGGGCGAGGAGATAGACCGCATCATTGGGCTTGAGCTTGGGGCGGATGATTATATAACCAAGCCTTGCAATCCGCGTGAGCTGCTAGCGCGCATTAATGCGGTGATTAAACGCACCCAAGCGCCGCCGCCTGAGCCTGATTTACTTCCTGAGAGCCGGCTGCAGCTTGATCAGGTGACCCGCTGCTGCCAAGTTGATGGCACGCCGCTACAGGTGACGGGCACGGAGTTTGATTTATTGTGGGCGCTGTTGACCCAAAAAGGCGAGGTGGTGAGCAAGTCGTGGCTGTCCGAGCACGTCCTTCAGCGCGAACTTCAACCCTTTGATCGCAGTCTTGATGTTCATGTGTCGCGATTGCGCAAAAAAATGCAACCGTTTCATGATGACCCTATCAAAGCCATTCGCGGTAAAGGCTATCAGTTGGTAATTTAATGAGAGTGGAATTTCAAGGGCAAAAATGGCGGCTAAGCCTTAAACTAAGCTTGTTTTGGCGGCTGTTTTTAAGCCTGCTATTGATGATTTTACTGACGTCCATTTTGTCGGTTGCGGCTGAGCGCAAACTCAATCAGCGCGCCCTTGCCAGTAAAATGGATGAGCAAATTGATACGTTGGTGATTGAACGTGAGAGGCTAATTCAAGCGTTAATGGCACAAAATGATGATGAGGTGCGGCGGCTTTATCGTGAAAATCGGCGCTTAATGAGCCAAATCCGTGTCTTTGATGACCAAGGCGAGATGCTGTTTCCGCGTTACCGCTTTCGTGATGGCAGAGGCTTTGGTCAAGACCATCAGCGAGCGGCTGAGCGGCGAGCGTCGCCTTCTGATGAGCATCACGGCTTTATGGCAGCAAATAAGCCGTTTCAGCTTGCTGATATTTGGCAGCCGCTGCCGCCTTACAACGCCATTGCCGATATGGATAGCCGCCCTGAGCTTGCGGACAAAACGATTACACTGCCTGATGGTCAGACGCGAATTATTCAGCTCAGACCGCATTTGTTGTTTAAAGACGTTCTTGAGCTTCAGCGCGGCAATATGCCGGTTCGGCTGACCATGGTGGTGATTTTGGGAGGGTTGGTTTGTTTTTGGTTCAGCCAAACCCTGACGCGACGCATCCGCCGTGTTCAAAACAGCGTTCATCGCTTATTGGTCGGTGATTATGCGACCAACTCAAGCCTTGAAAGACTGGGGGTGGATGAGCTGGGTCAGCTTGCCAAAGACGTGGCACTGCTAAGTCGCCGCTTAAATGACAGCGAGCGCGCCCGCAAGCAAATGCTTAGCGACATCTCACATGAGTTACGCTCGCCTTTAGCGCGCCTTGAGGTTGCAACCGAGCTGACCCGCGATTTTGCACCAAATGCAGGTCGCTATTTGGATAGGATTGATAAAGAATCAGCGCGGATGAATGACTTGATTGAGCAAATTATTCGCATTCAATCCCTGCAAATGCAGCAATATAGCCTTGATGACCACGGTTGTGAGCCGGTTGATATCGCGCAAATTATCAGTGAGATCGGTCACGATGTCTGCTTTGAATTTCAGCAAAAGCAAATCGCTTGGCACTGGCAGCCCGCAACGTTTGATTGTATCGTCATGGGGAATTTTGACCAGCTTCGAAGTGCCTTTGAAAACATCATTCGTAATGCCTTTATGCACACGCCAAATGAGCTTGCGATAGCGGTCAAGTTAACTAAAATCAAATCTCATAAAGGTCATCATCAATGGCAAATCACCGTCACTGATTCAGGCTCGGGGATAGATGAGGCGGATTTGGCGCGGATATTCCAGCCATTCGTTCGCCTTGATTCGGCGCGGCAGCGGCAAACTGGTGGTTATGGCTTAGGGCTTGCCATCACGCATGCGGTGGTGGCGGCACACGGGGGTAGCGTTCGCGTTTACAATCGGCAAGATGGCGTATCAGGATTGGTGGTTGAGGTTAATCTTCCAGCAGATTAAACGTTTTATTTTAGTTTTTTTCGTGCTCGCGGTGTTCGATTTGCTGTTGATTGCGTTTTTTAACCTCGTCAATGGCAGCACTCAGCTCTTCGTTTATTCTTTCAGCTTCGTATTTAAGCTCAGCGACATCGCTTGAAAGGGCGCTGTTAGTATCAGATTGCGGTAAGTCGCGACTTAATAGTACCACGTTATCTTTGACGTATACTTTGTCATGATCCTCGGAAACCGTTTGAGACTCACGAGGCTTATGAGGCTGAATCACTGAGCTATTTTCATTCGTGTTTATATTATCCGCCGCCACTGCAGCATTTTTATTTTTGCTTTCTAAATCATTCGTAGATTCATCACTAGCCGCAGATGTTGGCTCTTCCAATTTTTTTCCCAGCTTATCTTCTTGGGAGGCTTGATTTTCCGATTCTTCATTCTTAGCCTCTAAGCCATCTTCCAAGCTTTGTGCGGGCTCTGTTAACGTCATCAGCGCGTCACTGTTTTCTTCTAAGTTTCCTTCATTATAACGTTCTGCTGAGTAGTTAATATTTTCGCTTAAAGGCGATGCTGTATTTTTACTCTCATTATTTTTTTTAAACTAAGATAAACGGCAAAAATGAGAGCTATATGGATGAAAACAACGATAATTATGACTTGAAATGTATCTTTACGACTTTTTTGCATCTAGTAAATTTCCAAAATTCTAAAAGGTAATGACAGTAAGAAACTTACCACAGTTATCAGCATCGATGTATCTTTTGCTGTTGTTGCGTAGGGTGCTACTTGGTATTTTAGTTGGGAGCTTTATTTAGCACAGCTTTAGGTATTGGATTTTGTTGTCAGCCGTAAATAGTGTTGCTGGTAGTCTCATAAAATAGTGTTAATTTTAAAATAATCATCCTATCTTTGATACTTAGCGACACCTGGTTGTGATATTGGATTGGATACGCCCTATTCATTTCATGAGTGAATAGGGTTATAGCTATTGTATCGTCTTTATCCCGCTGAGGTTTGTTGATTTTTAACTATAATAAAGGCGTAACGCCCATTGAAATTCAGGGGGCTTGTGTTATGCTTGCTCATGGTCTTGTCACTATAAACAATCAAGCGATGATGACTGTCTTAAAAACTTGGTAATCTATTGACACCTGAGCTGAACTTGCATTTACCACCGTGCTTGCGATTAAGCCAAAAGATATTTTTGCTCTTAGTAAGTTTGTAAGCAGTGAAGATGATAATGGTCTAGAAATAGGTATGCCCGCGATGACAGTACCACTCCTCAAAATGCTAGCAAGAGCCGCGCTATTGATGGTGTTTGATAGCCAGCCTTCTTAATTATGTCGAAATCTTAGATACAGAAGTAAACGATATAACTCGCTGTTTGTAGTAAAAGACGCTTTCAAAACTGGAAGCGTTTTTATTTATTATATTAAAAAACTACTAGGTCTAATTCATGCTATTT contains:
- the dnaE gene encoding DNA polymerase III subunit alpha, giving the protein MAFVHLGIHSEYSITDSIVRIKALVKAAAADNQRALALTDLSNLYATVKFYRACLGAGIKPIIGSEIIVDNEDSRLMLLAMDNTGYQNLTRIVSFGFTHGRANPDNRGTPIVTREQVLEHSEGVIALFTEKSEIGQALIGAAPEKADELIVDWQSAFGDRLYLAIKRTNRAGEDAFIHAAIHFGARHQIPIVAHNDVRFLTQDDFDAHEARVCIAGSYVLADPNRPKLYSEEQYLKSQSQMQALFADIPQVIDNTVHLASRCNVALTLGINVLPEFPVPEGETIESFFRSESKRGLDERLQKLYPVESRDETWEAVRKPYDERLEYELDVILSMGFPGYFLIVMDFIRWAKANGVPVGPGRGSGAGSLVAYALNITDLDPLHYDLLFERFLNPERVSMPDFDIDFCIDGRDRVIDYVANTYGREAVSQIITFGTMAAKAVVRDVARVQGKSYGLANKMSKLIPKTPGITLNDALEQEPQLKDLIKNPGNMDYEDALEIWEMAIKLEGVCRNVGKHAGGVLIAPNKITDFSAIYCDEDGHRVSQFDKDDVEAVGLVKFDFLGLRNLTVINAAVKNINERRKSENKPELVLEDLPLDDKNAYKLLQEAKTTAVFQLESMGMKKYLAKLQPSNIEDVIAMCALYRPGPLDAGMVEMYIDRKHGREEVIYDHPNLEPILENTNGVIVYQEQVMQISQVMAGYSLGGADMLRRAMGKKKPEEMAKQRDIFVTGALNQGIDEATSGGVFDLMEKFAGYGFNKSHSAAYGVLAYQTAYLKHYYPAEFMAAVLTSDMNNTDNVVFFINDCRENFGLTVVNPSVNRSEWHFVADSKDNIIYGLGAIKGVGEGAVESIVEARKSGGVFSDLFDFCRRVDMKKVNKRTLDALVKAGCFDDFANTLRPDLPIDAAFSIRGALMSQLPSAVQAAEQDRNNSELGIMDLFGEMESVVAAPPLPTDPELIWNDKVRLKAEKSTLGLYLTGHPIDEYRAELKHFTGGATLATLTDTGYNGGCYFAGLIMDIANFGNRYVIMLDDGTSRLEVSCYAERFNRVKDQLKIEEVVIIKGSIRERDRRLFARLDKALSMVDARVRWLKKISVSLKGDDIERLLKLKPLLKSAQSHLIPPPTQALDSDTDDHGNDDAYDYYNNYDNSAMPPDMVDLGDVIEHSAVVNAAITKPKIINDNCTPLELCLIEDYAKATVELSEHWRVYPNDDNLMALKAIVGDEHLQFHYH
- a CDS encoding DUF4236 domain-containing protein; protein product: MGFRFRKSIKLAPGVRLNISKKGLSSVSIGRSGARVNIGKKGTRSSTVGIPKTGLSYSSYRPYQPATNRTSRPPIPNQNLRNHRSVSLPLALGIFLLPIIFAWFTLRQGHSTISRVVSFIWLILFILAWR
- a CDS encoding Spy/CpxP family protein refolding chaperone, whose protein sequence is MKKILISTALITSAALGVTACSSVNAATDTASNNQATTLHQDGARHHKRFSNHGGKKPFAELNLSADQETKIKAIMQKHHGARTQNVAAMKTERQAMQSQVQNLANSPALNSAELNRLANLEAEKTRQRFINRVQMQREIAQVLTPEQRQKLATITAERQNKRANHAQKRSQHSKYQPQAAKQ
- a CDS encoding response regulator transcription factor gives rise to the protein MPKILLGDDDEELSQLLQEYLQNHDISCDCAFDGMAVMEQLGKQHYDLLVLDIMMPKLDGLSVLRQLPSISQLPVIMLTAKGEEIDRIIGLELGADDYITKPCNPRELLARINAVIKRTQAPPPEPDLLPESRLQLDQVTRCCQVDGTPLQVTGTEFDLLWALLTQKGEVVSKSWLSEHVLQRELQPFDRSLDVHVSRLRKKMQPFHDDPIKAIRGKGYQLVI
- a CDS encoding sensor histidine kinase, which encodes MRVEFQGQKWRLSLKLSLFWRLFLSLLLMILLTSILSVAAERKLNQRALASKMDEQIDTLVIERERLIQALMAQNDDEVRRLYRENRRLMSQIRVFDDQGEMLFPRYRFRDGRGFGQDHQRAAERRASPSDEHHGFMAANKPFQLADIWQPLPPYNAIADMDSRPELADKTITLPDGQTRIIQLRPHLLFKDVLELQRGNMPVRLTMVVILGGLVCFWFSQTLTRRIRRVQNSVHRLLVGDYATNSSLERLGVDELGQLAKDVALLSRRLNDSERARKQMLSDISHELRSPLARLEVATELTRDFAPNAGRYLDRIDKESARMNDLIEQIIRIQSLQMQQYSLDDHGCEPVDIAQIISEIGHDVCFEFQQKQIAWHWQPATFDCIVMGNFDQLRSAFENIIRNAFMHTPNELAIAVKLTKIKSHKGHHQWQITVTDSGSGIDEADLARIFQPFVRLDSARQRQTGGYGLGLAITHAVVAAHGGSVRVYNRQDGVSGLVVEVNLPAD